In Artemia franciscana chromosome 14, ASM3288406v1, whole genome shotgun sequence, the genomic stretch GAAGGACATAACAGAAATAAATAGCAGAAGTAAAAACTACTTGAAACAGAAGGACTGACATATACTGCCATTCGTGCTAATTCATTGACATAGATACATTACCACACATCCATCGTCTTAGCCATTCTTATGGATCACTCAAGAACCTGACTCCAAATTAACCTAAGGAGCAGTCCAGtgcacaaaaaaaggaaaaaaatgggtCATGGTCCAAAATAACAACTTACATGacttattagtgtttttttttattattcaatccATTTTCACCGATGAACCTATCAAATAATAGTAGAGTCGCCTAATAACCTACACCATAAATCATCAAATATCagttttagaaatatcaaaatatacAACCAattcataaaaacataaatgcTTAATTGAAAAGCTTAGAATTAAGAGTTTTCACAATAATAACGCCAGAATTGTAAAATCCTAAAGTACAACAATGGGTCATTAAAAACTTACAACTTCTACTAAACCCCGATCATAAGGAACCATTCACAAGATAATTAGTTTACAAAATCATGTCTGCTTTTGTTCATCAAATTCTTGCTAAATTTCATGGAAATGTGAGAACTATGCATAGTAGACATGATGGAGAGTAATATGGTTCGTTTACCTTCTTACTAAGGTTTACTCGAGATGGGtcaaaatattatcttttgacCCAGTTTCGAATTAGGTTAGAAATGGCTCTAGcagattttaattattattaagtcATTTAAAATGACCCAAATCCCCTCTTTTAATTCCTttcctatgatttttttttctttttttgcagcgTAAGCTACAAGCTTTCTTAAGTACTACTCATTGTTGCAGGAATTACGAATTAATACTTCCATTCAGAATCACTTACCACATCCGTTGGAAGCCGCAAGGATAGGACGTAAAAAAACACTTCTAGGATATGTTTCAATCACTATCGCTTTCAGAGTGGAACTACTTAGCAAAGAAAAATCACATAGAATCGGGATGTAATCTTAACATAGCGGAAGTTTATGAGAAGCCTTCACCAAATAAGGTTTTGTTtcgagaaaataaaaaatcactaaagagagaataatgtttttgtttgcattcagaaatattttcatattcaaAGGACAAGCTACTTTCATTCTTAAGGTTATAACATTTAATTAATCCTGCTAATACAAGAGATTAAATGAGCCATTGCCAAAATGGCTGTTGAAGACGTGGGTGACAGATGAATAAATTAGCTGTCGACAAGCCAAACTGTATAATAATCTTTTTAAGGATCTCTGTATTAAATTACTTGATTTCACTGTTTCCTTGTtataaagattttgataaacTTGAATTTAGAGGCAGAAGAACATATACAGGCGCCAAATTGAATTATGTAAATCATTCTTCATACGTCTTTTCTTTATGGGCAAAATCCACCTAATATGTGACATTTCTCCACGGTGGCACCACTTCAATCTCAATGGAAATAAGACAAGGTTCAACCGTTTTGCTCACGGAAAtgataaaatacattttcacAGCTTTGTAGCTAAGATGGACTAATATTCCAAAAACAtaaatcgaagaaaaaaaaaaacaaagcgtGGAGGGTACATCCGAAAATGCATTTAAATGGTAGAGTCAACAGATTTAAGACAAACGGTACGAAAGCAGTTagcaaattttaacaaattttatcaCCTATATTTTATATCAGAACATTTGACTGACTCTCTTtagccctccccctccccatccTTATTAGGTAATATTTTAAGAGTTGCTAGGgctaggttaggttagtctaCAGATTGTAGGCTAGTAAAAAAACGTACTAATTGCGCTCTTTCCGGCAAAAGAGGTTCTTTTACCTTCAGCCCAGTGCAAAGCGAAAGtggaaaaaaacatgaaaggGATAAGTGCACTGAATTGTTTACGCATGTAGTATGTAAAAATTCACCTCTATCTAGATTCCTATTTTCTTTCGAATTATCATTTATATTAGAACTCGTATAAGTGcttgcataaaaaaaatctttgttactaaattaattattttgaagaaCACGCATTGGCAGAGGAAAGCATTAGAGCGCGTTACTGCATGAATACATTTTTACTCAGGGTGTGAATATATCTATGTCCATATACGTAATACtcaatacttaaaaaaacaggAATACTGATGAAATAATTGCAGCTCATGATGTAATCCTCAAGAGGGTTTGGAGCCAGCACAATACTTTATTTagcaaacttaaattttgtGGATAGGTTGGTTAACGTCTAGGTAATGGGAGTAACCAACAGTATCATCcagaaataatttctttaattcCACTAACGAGAtatgtaagactaaacttcacTAATACGTACAGGGAGACTCTacttaataagtaaaaaaagaataaaaacttacCTCAGGATCGGAATGAAGACGCCTTTGTCGTTGAAGACTTGCCTTTGAACTGCACACAGGAACATCATTTACCCTAAGCTGATCTTCGTAGCTTAAAGACAGTGGTGATCTCTGATCATTTTCCCGAGTGTAAAATTTATCAGGACAAGTCGAAGATTCAAGCACGCCTAGCGCAGAAGGAACAGAGATTGAGCTATTAATGGATGACGACCCGAGTCTCCTAATCGAACTGGGAGACCCAACCTTTCTTGGGGCAAAGTTCTCACTCTCTACCTTTAGAACATCGCTCTTTATAAAGGTATTTTGGTTTTCTACGATGGAAGGTGTTGGTCCAAATACGTTACTATGGACAGGAATATCACAAAATGAAGTTCCATTTTTCTGCTTGTTGCTTTCTATAATAACTTGCGTATCCTTACGAATTTCCGGCGGCGAAATGGGAGAACTGATATTCATTTCTGTCGGTTCATTACCAACATTTTGACTATCTTTAAATTCGTTTTCAGCAGGGTTGTCAACAGTAGAGCTAAATACAGAATAAAAGCTAGAAAAAGAATGGTGGCCCTCACCTTCACTAGAATTTTCTTCATTGGTTACAGAAGCAAAAGGAGAAGTCAAGGAACCACCGACATTTTTGCTTTTCTCTACAAAACAATCACTGTCTAAGTGAGAAGCCTTTGGTGTGATAGAACCACTCAAATCCTCTATCATAATGTTTTTGTGAAGACTGTTCAATGACAAGCGCAATGGTATTTGATCTTGCGGTTGCATCTGACTAAAATTTGGAATtatttcttggaatttttctgaaagtttgtTCAATTTCTCTCCATCTTCTAATCCAACAAAACTTGCTTCATAATCACTTGCATCGATTGAAAACGAAGAGATGGTCTCAATTGATGAAGAGCTATCATCTCTATCTGCCGTTTTAGTTGAATCACAAGGAAATGAGAGAGTATGGTCTACAGGTGAAATCCTATcaacttttttattcaatttaaggAACTCAATTGAAGGCCCGTCCTTAAATCTTTTCATTACGTTTAGATCATTTTGCGTTTCCTTTTCAAGATCACTGCACTGACTTTCAACCACTTCAGAATCACGGATCGGTGACACGAAACCTGTGCGGCCTGATTTTCGCAGTATGACACTGTCATTATCGGaactaaattttgaagtgttgtTGAAGCAATCTTCATCTTGGCTAGAAGCAATTCCGGAGCGAGAGCCATGACGACTTTTAGGCTTTGGAGTTGATGTTGAAGAGAAGCGACGTAAATTACCATTGATATCTTGAAAGCGACTGAAAGCCAACGGCGCATcctaaaaaagaaagcaagggGAATTAAATAACATGGTATTGAATTTGTTACCAGTATACTGCACTTTTTATCTACACTCTTACCAACGTCCTTTGTATACAAAGAACGCaatgatcaaaataaaagtactAATGAATCGTGGACACAAGTCTAACTAGCTTGGGAGGTTAAGTCCATAGATTATAGAAAAGAGTCATTTTACACGATTTAGGGTATTGTAGGGACACCTATCTACAATAATTGACTCTTTTTATCCTGTTTTGAGTGCAGGAATTTTGAATGATGCAAGTGTTTTGCCGGTTATATTGCGGGGTTTGCTTATACTGACCGAGCATCCAACGAAGATCTCCACAAACTCCTCAGCTCCTCATGCACTATCATGAACCAAATCACAAATCAGCAACTCCGGTGGCGTGGTCACAACCGACGAATGTCATTAAGtaaactaccaaaaatcaccTTAGAAGGATGAGTACATGGCACGCGGTCTCGAGTCCGATCTTGCATTAGATAGTTGGACAACACTAATGGTCAGAAACCTCCGTAATTCCTCCGTTTAGCGCCAGATAGAGTCAAATATCATGATCATATCAATAACACAGAGAGAAGAGAAGAGGTCCCAATACAACCAGAGGGGTTGGATGGGttttaagtcaagtaagtcaggTTTATCCTATGCAAGCATTTTAGGTGAAGATAATGTGTTTCACACAACTGCAGTGTTAGTTATTTATGCATGAATCGTGTAGAAATGGTAAGTAGGACAAACTAAAGTCTCACGAGCATAAGTAGAGCAAAGAATACTTCCAGTCACTGTCAACAAGTCTTTTAATGATTTCTTAGTGGGGGCTGCATAATGTCTTGCAtgtatgtaaaataaataaacaaaattatattttttttatattacagttaatttattaaaaattacaaaaaacgaCCATACACAAAACGGATACAGTAGGgcctcttcatgaaaatttgggggggggattgtatttttcataaatctaggggggatttatttttatttttcaatgaaatgctAAAAAGGATCGAAAAATGTATCTTTTGAACGAACTCTAGGGATGGGGAGAAAATGactctgacccccccccccccttgcccTAATTAGGCATcactgaaagtttaaattcGAACGAATAATTAGcattgcaaattttcttactGTAGTGTAGCGAGCCTATGGCGGAAACATTTTCCAGAATTTTGGTGTTTACTTTGTGTTTGAATACCCTGAACGTGTTTCAGTGAACTTAGCCAACTtggatttaaaaatattaccGTGTATTGATTGTCTAAGAtatttttgtccctttttaCTATTAGCGTctctttttgttaaatttttgggAGTGTCCTAACAATTTAGactgcaaaaataaaaactgctgACTTGAACAATTTGGCTTTTCAAAAACTCATTACAGCAATTATTACTAAGTCTTAAATAAGAAACCAACACAGTAAAATATGACGTCACAGCCAATACTAGCATTATGTTAcgtcgaaataaaaaaaaaacgcggtttttcttcttttttgtatttttcgtgTTGTTTATGTGCCGTTCAGATAGTTTCTACGCTCCTCAAAAGTGTCTGGTCTATAAGAAAAATCATCAATGTCTCTAATTACACCTATTCTACATTGTACAGATGGGACTACTTTTCAAATAGAATTATCtggatttttcattttcattctcTTGGGATTTCCATTCCTCCTGGACTCGCCCCACTCGATTCATAATAACGTCAGATTACAATTTTGTCTccacttttatattttatagaaGAATCTTAAATCTAGCCGCAAGTTGCTCAATGTCGTGCAAAATACTGGTAAATAAAAGGAAGtgaagatattttttcaatattccatTTGGCCAGTCTGTAGGGAGCTCAAGAAAAATGTTTCAGAACTAATTCCATTGAGAAAACGGGGTTGATGACCAGATATTTTATCGAACAGTTCGTAACGaaggtaaagaactgtagtaaggagcgaaccggctcaatagtaaccgaaactctataaaatggaattttgataccaatagttacatcaaaagaatcgcatttaatgctgattttaaatatataagtttcatcaagattagtcttagccatcaaaagttacgagcctgcgaaaatttgcctcattttaaataatagggggaaacaccccctaaaagtcacacaatcttaacaaaaatcccaccatcaaattcagtgtatcagagatccttattgtagaagtttcaagctcccatctacaaaaatgtagaatttcacattttttgccagaagacagatcacgaatgcgtgtttatttgtttattttttgtttgctgtttttttctcaccaagggtgatcgtagcgactcagtggtcctagaatgtcgcgagaggactcattctaacggaaattaaaagttctagtgccttttttaagtgaccaaaaaaattggagggcacctaggccccctcccacgctcatatttccctaagtcaccggatcaaaattctgagagagccattttattcaccatagtcgaataacctaataactatgtgtttggggacgacttactcccccgcagttcccgtgggaggggctgcaagttacaaactttgacctgtgttaacatatagtaatggttaccgggaagtgtacacacgttttcaggtttttttttttgtttagagggGGGAGttgagtaggggggggggggttacgggGGATGATATTTCCATgcaggaacttctcatgggggaagagaatttcattgaagggggcgcaggattttctagtattatttgaaaaaacaatgaaaaaacaaatatgaaaagttttttctactaaaagtaaggagcagcaataaaacttaaaacggacaaaaattattacgcatacgaggggtttacctcctcgtaatacctcactctttacgctaaagcatttttagtaatttcaactatttattctacggcctgggcctttgtgattcagaggtcattcctaaggaattgggacaaaatttaagctttagtgcaaagagcaaggtatcaatgaggggtgaaccccttcataaaCGCAATaagaacatacgaatatagaagttcgttacgtaggttaattcgtaagttacgtatattttttactaatgaaaacgtttgtaaaaaattactccagaaattaaataaaaa encodes the following:
- the LOC136035293 gene encoding uncharacterized protein LOC136035293, with amino-acid sequence MEDENSCDGFHGNDSTNNSVPAISVVDTGSLSESSALDFADEDEPKKCTLDIVCDTSSAHNRKSPITVQEWVEHLPTLNKESLSLNRKRPEDEEQTSLIQEDGKIENVTFPAIPVDRGVKKTRKSIQFDLTRNSSFNSDASRSSVEIMLELREPDPEELLLDLGFGGPPNLVSRLPPRFLKPSKLKGIDLKSFIEREEEAQQTADIGSLGYRGLSGPSNRRHSIIVNKMLDCLKEERRNSCTLKNSNSHSFMRQSWDSSFLDERPEFDAPLAFSRFQDINGNLRRFSSTSTPKPKSRHGSRSGIASSQDEDCFNNTSKFSSDNDSVILRKSGRTGFVSPIRDSEVVESQCSDLEKETQNDLNVMKRFKDGPSIEFLKLNKKVDRISPVDHTLSFPCDSTKTADRDDSSSSIETISSFSIDASDYEASFVGLEDGEKLNKLSEKFQEIIPNFSQMQPQDQIPLRLSLNSLHKNIMIEDLSGSITPKASHLDSDCFVEKSKNVGGSLTSPFASVTNEENSSEGEGHHSFSSFYSVFSSTVDNPAENEFKDSQNVGNEPTEMNISSPISPPEIRKDTQVIIESNKQKNGTSFCDIPVHSNVFGPTPSIVENQNTFIKSDVLKVESENFAPRKVGSPSSIRRLGSSSINSSISVPSALGVLESSTCPDKFYTRENDQRSPLSLSYEDQLRVNDVPVCSSKASLQRQRRLHSDPEIREIVLRGRECSMKNGKITQRK